From the genome of Amia ocellicauda isolate fAmiCal2 chromosome 14, fAmiCal2.hap1, whole genome shotgun sequence, one region includes:
- the LOC136768454 gene encoding P2R1A-PPP2R2A-interacting phosphatase regulator 1 encodes MERMEVDQCAGAAAVSGGGSLRRSNSAPMITGVSDGAAVFSSSSSARYRRSSVSVNLSCPGLALPLSPFPLASGRLEHPKQDEGMDLTCRGNTNRQRLAPAPPDCHWDDHITLDIHSLDSGVTPNSSPSPTRRFRNRGSVSPAVRWPALPPLKRKGGVESDAPPKKLFVAGVTDTPHLPGYTVSVSPADSPPEGVSGCAPPQGSPLSLAVSLPSPPPFTSQHQSRLGMPHQPSQ; translated from the exons ATGGAGCGGATGGAGGTGGACCAGTGCGCAGGCGCAGCGGCGGTCAGCGGGGGCGGGTCTCTGCGGCGGTCCAACAGCGCCCCCATGATCACCGGTGTCAG tgatgGGGCCGCAgtgttcagctccagctcctcagCTCGTTACAGGaggagcagtgtgtctgtcaaCCTCAGCTGTCCAGGACTG GCCCTCCCCTTATCGCCATTCCCATTGGCCAGCGGACGCCTGGAGCACCCAAAacag GATGAAGGCATGGACCTGACCTGCAGAgggaacacaaacagacagag aCTGGCCCCGGCCCCCCCTGACTGTCACTGGGACGACCACATCACACTG GATATCCACTCTCTGGACAGCGGTGTCACACCTAATTCCTCCCCCAGCCCAACGAGAAGATTCAGAAA CAGGGGGAGTGTCAGTCCAGCCGTGCGGTGGCCAGCCCTCCCTCCACTGAAGAGGAAag GTGGAGTGGAGTCTGATGCCCCCCCAAAGAAGCTGTTTGTTGCTGGAGTAACTGACACCCCCCACCTTCCTGGCTACACTGTGAg tGTCTCTCCTGCAGACTCTCCTCCAGAGGGGGTGTCTGGCTGTGCCCCCCCCCAGGGCAGCCCCCTCTCTCTGGCTGTCAGCCTGCCCTCGCCCCCGCCCTTCACCTCCCAGCACCAATCACGGCTCGGGATGCCTCACCAGCCCAGCCAATGA